The uncultured Subdoligranulum sp. genomic sequence CGCCGCCAGTCCGGCGCTGGACGCACAGGCCCTGCAGAAGCTGCAGGACGACCTGCCCGGGGACGAGATCCTCTACGACCTGGCGGAGCTCTTCCGGGTGTTCGGCGATACCACCCGCATCAAGATCCTCTACGCCCTGTTTGAGAGCGAGCTCTGCGTCAACGACATCGCCCAGGTGGTGGAACTGTCCCAGAGCGCGGTGAGCCACCAGCTGCGGCTGCTCAAGACCAACAAGCTGGTGAAGTTCCGGCGGGAGGGAAAAACCATCTACTATTCGCTGGA encodes the following:
- a CDS encoding metalloregulator ArsR/SmtB family transcription factor encodes the protein MAQHDAALSAASPALDAQALQKLQDDLPGDEILYDLAELFRVFGDTTRIKILYALFESELCVNDIAQVVELSQSAVSHQLRLLKTNKLVKFRREGKTIYYSLDDDHVRSMIALGMEHVEE